One genomic window of Maribacter aquivivus includes the following:
- a CDS encoding TerB family tellurite resistance protein, whose protein sequence is MEFEIPEKLAMVHLIDSVIVADGEVHNGEINALTKLMTIIDFDSNFLIQARSIDLEQSVNILKDMSEDKKSELAQILKDVAISDGYIHEKESDVIRHVFSEIGLSKKA, encoded by the coding sequence ATGGAATTTGAAATACCAGAAAAATTAGCCATGGTTCATTTAATCGATTCAGTTATTGTAGCCGATGGCGAAGTGCATAACGGCGAAATTAATGCCCTAACAAAATTGATGACCATCATTGACTTTGATAGTAATTTCTTGATTCAGGCTAGAAGTATCGATTTAGAGCAAAGTGTAAACATCTTAAAAGATATGTCTGAGGATAAAAAAAGCGAATTAGCCCAAATATTAAAAGACGTAGCCATATCTGACGGCTATATTCATGAGAAAGAAAGTGATGTTATACGACATGTTTTCTCTGAAATAGGGCTCTCTAAAAAAGCATAA
- a CDS encoding dihydrolipoyl dehydrogenase family protein: MEDNEFDVFVIGSGIAGQTVAKACVAKDLKVAITDNREFGGTCANRGCDPKKILLGAIEAYELSKNLKGKGISKTAKIDWKQLQKFKRNFTSNIPASTEHNLAELGITLFHQSPAFLDENTILVEGKKVVAKKIVIATGLVPRTLIMPGAKHFRESDDFLNLKKLPKKIVFVGGGYIGMEFAHMAARAGAKVTVIDTGKRPLHAFEADLVDELRKYSESLGINFIFKATPKALKKKRKKLTLRYEIEGKEHTIEAEAFFNTAGRVPALAGLDLEKGNVQFGDKGVETNTYLQSTSNPNVYACGDVSDKNLPLTPLSGRQGYVVAENIINGNDKKLDVPVIPSVVFTSPNLATVGYSEEEARSRYKNIRVNFEVATGWFNAKRINAPLYAYKVIINDKTGEIVGAHLLGPDAGETINIFTLSINNKMTDRDIKSTIFSYPSWGNDIKSMV; encoded by the coding sequence ATGGAAGATAATGAGTTTGATGTTTTTGTAATAGGAAGTGGTATTGCAGGGCAAACAGTTGCTAAAGCCTGTGTGGCTAAAGATTTAAAAGTTGCCATTACCGATAATCGTGAATTTGGTGGCACTTGTGCAAATAGAGGTTGTGATCCTAAGAAAATATTACTTGGTGCAATAGAAGCATATGAGTTGAGTAAAAACTTAAAAGGAAAAGGTATAAGCAAAACTGCGAAAATTGATTGGAAGCAATTGCAAAAGTTCAAACGAAATTTCACCTCTAATATACCTGCATCTACAGAGCATAATTTGGCAGAACTGGGTATTACGTTGTTCCATCAATCTCCCGCGTTTTTAGACGAGAATACCATTTTGGTGGAAGGAAAGAAAGTCGTTGCCAAGAAAATTGTAATTGCAACGGGTTTAGTACCACGTACTTTAATAATGCCTGGAGCAAAGCACTTCAGGGAGAGTGATGATTTTTTAAATCTAAAAAAGCTACCAAAGAAAATTGTTTTTGTTGGAGGAGGATATATTGGGATGGAGTTTGCTCATATGGCAGCAAGAGCTGGTGCCAAGGTTACTGTAATTGATACAGGTAAGAGACCTTTACATGCTTTTGAGGCAGATTTGGTTGATGAACTTAGAAAGTACTCTGAATCTTTAGGGATAAATTTCATTTTTAAGGCTACACCAAAGGCATTGAAAAAGAAACGAAAAAAACTCACGCTAAGGTATGAGATAGAAGGGAAGGAACACACTATTGAAGCCGAAGCATTTTTTAATACCGCTGGTCGTGTACCCGCATTGGCAGGTTTAGATTTAGAAAAGGGAAATGTTCAATTTGGAGATAAGGGTGTAGAAACAAATACTTATTTACAAAGTACTAGTAACCCAAATGTTTATGCTTGTGGAGATGTGTCTGACAAGAATTTACCGCTTACTCCGCTTTCGGGCAGACAAGGTTATGTGGTTGCTGAAAATATAATTAATGGAAATGACAAGAAATTAGATGTGCCAGTAATACCATCTGTAGTATTTACTTCTCCAAACTTGGCTACTGTTGGGTATTCTGAAGAAGAAGCACGTAGCCGTTATAAAAATATAAGAGTAAATTTTGAGGTTGCAACTGGTTGGTTTAATGCAAAGCGAATAAATGCACCATTGTATGCATACAAAGTGATTATAAATGATAAAACTGGCGAAATTGTTGGTGCGCATCTGTTAGGACCTGATGCTGGAGAAACCATCAATATATTTACGTTGTCCATCAATAATAAAATGACTGATCGCGATATAAAATCTACTATATTCTCTTATCCATCTTGGGGTAATGATATAAAAAGTATGGTTTAA
- the pdeM gene encoding ligase-associated DNA damage response endonuclease PdeM, producing MTHSITLHDSTFEMHFSGSLFWVEKSMLIISDVHLGKVSHFRKYGAAVPQQAVQQNFDALTSVVNHFKPESILFLGDLFHSALNTEWFLFEQWVKATPQEIILVSGNHDIISPLKYEELHIKVIPELVLESFLLTHHPEERDGLFNFSGHIHPAIKLSGLGRQSVRLPCFYKTDHQMIVPAFGEFTGTYTLEPCEGCEVFALLGDAVLPVPIKEVKKKRNYRK from the coding sequence ATGACCCATTCAATTACCCTTCACGACTCAACCTTTGAAATGCACTTTTCTGGCTCGCTCTTTTGGGTAGAAAAATCAATGTTAATAATTAGTGATGTTCATTTAGGCAAAGTTTCTCATTTTAGAAAATATGGTGCTGCAGTTCCACAACAGGCGGTACAACAAAATTTTGATGCATTAACCTCTGTAGTGAATCATTTTAAACCAGAATCAATACTTTTTTTAGGCGATTTGTTTCATTCTGCATTAAACACAGAATGGTTTCTTTTTGAACAATGGGTGAAGGCTACTCCACAAGAAATAATTTTAGTGAGCGGCAATCACGATATTATTTCTCCACTGAAATATGAAGAATTACATATAAAAGTAATACCAGAATTAGTATTAGAATCTTTTCTTTTGACCCATCACCCAGAAGAACGAGATGGTTTATTCAACTTTTCAGGACATATACATCCTGCAATAAAACTTAGTGGATTAGGAAGACAATCTGTTCGATTACCTTGCTTTTACAAAACCGATCATCAAATGATTGTACCGGCATTTGGTGAATTTACAGGTACATACACCTTAGAACCTTGTGAAGGTTGTGAAGTTTTCGCCCTTTTAGGTGATGCTGTACTGCCCGTTCCTATAAAAGAGGTAAAAAAAAAGCGGAATTACCGAAAATAG
- a CDS encoding tellurite resistance TerB family protein, which translates to MVDFTKEEKLALVKMVDYVILADSKVDPAEMRYLTQLMDRFTFDSFFVGQARNLNKDKAFNILSLMSLPKKKEVAKLLNEVAISDGFLHDKELVKIAEALGHMEIKKEFS; encoded by the coding sequence ATGGTAGATTTTACAAAAGAAGAGAAATTAGCTTTAGTAAAAATGGTAGACTATGTTATTTTAGCAGATAGCAAAGTAGACCCTGCCGAAATGCGATATCTTACGCAATTAATGGATCGTTTTACTTTTGATAGTTTCTTTGTAGGTCAAGCTAGAAATTTGAATAAGGACAAAGCTTTTAATATTCTTAGCTTAATGTCTTTACCTAAAAAGAAAGAAGTTGCCAAACTTTTAAACGAAGTGGCTATTTCTGATGGTTTTCTTCACGATAAGGAGCTTGTAAAAATAGCTGAAGCTCTGGGCCATATGGAGATCAAAAAAGAATTTTCATAA
- a CDS encoding TlpA family protein disulfide reductase, with the protein MKVLISICLLFISLSIQAQGSIAGNFSPPKDFKWLIAYELTPNGERYSVDSAVRDGSFELEMPLTAQAGMYRLVYAVPQDEFYIDVIYNKKEDVKFNFNLQDGLTITNSEENKWYREYFSKITAAQDKLIEFYETNNEPNKEYTSIIKELNAIQTSFEEKHATTIAHKFIKANRSYIPSEFEDLETFLKNKKQHHFDHLAINDPVLQGSNFLTDKFASYVFSALPTDITTKEQLAIEVNKNVKTTAEFIKSTPIGFQERSMHQLWKIADVNDMPSVQDYIFKNHLKKLAIANNNQKLVDELELAARLRIGAVSPDIIWQANGKKQSLLTMEEAENYLLVFWSSTCSHCLKELPALHEEVKEYDNLKIIAIGLEDDNVNWKEVSATLPSFNHAIALGRWESEYAHTFGIQSTPTYFILDSEKRFLAKPESDKEVVEFLEN; encoded by the coding sequence ATGAAAGTTCTTATTAGTATTTGCCTCCTATTTATTTCATTAAGTATTCAAGCCCAAGGTTCCATTGCCGGAAACTTCTCCCCTCCAAAAGATTTTAAATGGTTGATCGCCTATGAGCTAACACCAAATGGTGAACGTTATAGCGTTGACAGCGCCGTAAGAGATGGCTCATTTGAACTAGAAATGCCTTTAACCGCTCAAGCTGGTATGTATAGATTGGTATATGCAGTACCACAAGATGAATTTTATATTGATGTCATTTACAATAAAAAAGAAGATGTAAAATTCAATTTCAATCTTCAAGATGGCTTGACCATTACAAATTCTGAAGAAAATAAGTGGTACCGAGAATACTTTTCTAAGATAACTGCTGCGCAAGATAAGCTGATAGAGTTTTATGAAACCAATAACGAACCGAACAAAGAATATACAAGCATTATAAAAGAATTAAATGCGATACAGACCTCTTTTGAAGAAAAGCATGCTACAACTATTGCCCACAAATTTATTAAGGCGAACAGAAGTTACATTCCTTCAGAATTTGAAGATTTAGAAACATTTCTTAAAAATAAAAAGCAACATCATTTTGACCATTTAGCAATAAATGATCCCGTTCTACAAGGCTCTAATTTCTTAACCGATAAATTCGCTAGTTATGTTTTTTCGGCACTCCCTACAGATATCACTACAAAGGAACAATTAGCAATTGAGGTAAACAAAAACGTAAAGACCACAGCTGAGTTTATAAAATCTACTCCGATCGGTTTTCAAGAAAGGTCTATGCATCAATTATGGAAAATAGCAGATGTAAATGATATGCCTAGTGTTCAAGATTATATTTTTAAAAACCATTTGAAGAAATTGGCAATAGCCAACAATAATCAAAAATTGGTCGATGAGCTAGAACTGGCAGCTCGATTAAGAATTGGAGCAGTTTCGCCAGATATCATTTGGCAGGCAAATGGTAAAAAACAATCGCTTTTAACGATGGAAGAAGCCGAAAATTATCTGCTAGTGTTTTGGAGCAGCACTTGCTCTCACTGCTTAAAAGAGCTTCCTGCATTACATGAAGAAGTTAAAGAGTATGACAATCTAAAAATTATCGCTATTGGTCTAGAAGATGATAATGTTAACTGGAAAGAAGTTTCTGCAACATTACCAAGCTTTAATCACGCTATAGCATTAGGTAGATGGGAAAGTGAGTATGCACATACATTTGGCATACAAAGCACACCTACCTATTTTATATTGGATAGTGAAAAACGTTTTTTGGCTAAACCAGAATCTGATAAAGAAGTGGTAGAGTTTTTAGAAAACTAA
- the mfd gene encoding transcription-repair coupling factor, whose amino-acid sequence MSHSSIQQRYNQSPQIGKLQNTIADSKKSESQNIQLKGLVGSSLSFVLTSIFNAEDRPFLAIFNDKEEAAYYLNDLERLIGEDKVLFYPGSYRRPYQIEETDNANVLLRAEVLNRINSRKKPAVIVTYPDALFEKVVTRKELDKNTLKMKLGDTLSLDFLNEILFEYKFKRVDFITEPGEFSVRGGIVDVYSFSHDEPYRIEFFGDEIDSIRTFDVETQLSKEKVKSITIVPNMADKFLIDKRQSFLTYVASNTLVFAKNTDYLYDRLNDFFEKAKEAFTKLSKDIKHAEPEELFMGGAEFKQQLSGFTLLTQDAKRDAIDFVEFHSKPQPSFNKKFDLLIENLNSYKDKGYTNYIFCASEQQAKRFHDIFEEVNEHVHYQIIVSPLFQGFIDDDQKLVCYTDHQIFERYHKFHLKNGYAKKQAITLKEINKLEIGDYVTHIDHGIGKFGGLQKIDVEGKKQEAIKLMYGERDILYVSIHSLHKISKFNGKDGAPPKIYKLGSGAWKKIKDKTKSRVKKIAFNLIKIYAKRRLEKGFQYNPDSYLQNELEASFIYEDTPDQSTATEDVKRDMESERPMDRLICGDVGFGKTEIAIRAAFKAVDNGKQVAVLVPTTILAFQHHRTFAERLKDMPVTVDYLNRFRTAKEKKDTIQRLGEGKVDIIIGTHQLVNKNVQFKDLGLLIVDEEQKFGVAVKDKLKSIKENVDVLTLTATPIPRTLQFSLMAARDLSTITTAPPNRYPIESRVVRFNEEIIRDAVSYEIERGGQVFFIHNRIENIKEVAGMIQRLVPDAKVAVGHGQMEGKKLEALMLGFMNSEFDVLVSTTIVESGLDVTNANTIFINNANNFGLSDLHQMRGRVGRGNKKAFCYFITPPYEVMTNDARKRIEALEQFTELGSGFNIAMKDLEIRGAGDLLGGEQSGFINEIGFETYQKILAEAIDELKENEFKDLYEEVEGKHEKIFVKETQIDSDFELLFPDDYINNITERLTLYTELNQVKDEAALQKFEAQLVDRFGELPEEAQDLLNSVRIKWIANSIGLEKIVMKQGKMIGYFLSDQQSEFYQTSTFTRVLQYVQSHAQQCKIKEKKTRNGLRLLLVFENIRSTDRAYLALKPFEIKEKTTV is encoded by the coding sequence TTGAGTCATTCTTCTATCCAACAACGGTATAATCAGTCTCCCCAGATAGGGAAACTGCAAAATACTATTGCCGATTCTAAAAAATCAGAATCCCAAAACATTCAATTAAAAGGTCTTGTAGGGTCATCACTTTCATTTGTGCTTACCAGTATATTCAATGCAGAAGACCGGCCATTCTTGGCTATTTTTAATGACAAGGAAGAAGCTGCCTATTATTTAAATGATCTAGAACGTCTTATTGGCGAAGACAAGGTACTTTTCTACCCAGGTAGTTATAGAAGACCTTACCAAATAGAAGAGACAGATAATGCCAATGTACTTTTACGCGCCGAAGTTTTAAACAGAATAAACTCTAGAAAAAAACCAGCGGTAATAGTCACCTACCCAGACGCACTTTTTGAAAAAGTAGTTACAAGAAAAGAATTAGACAAGAATACCCTAAAAATGAAATTAGGGGATACACTTTCTTTAGATTTTTTAAATGAAATTTTATTTGAATACAAATTTAAACGAGTAGATTTTATTACCGAACCAGGTGAATTTTCGGTTCGTGGTGGTATAGTCGACGTGTACTCTTTCTCGCATGATGAGCCTTATAGAATAGAGTTTTTTGGTGATGAAATAGATAGTATTAGAACCTTTGATGTAGAAACACAACTTTCAAAAGAAAAGGTAAAATCAATAACAATTGTGCCGAATATGGCCGACAAGTTTTTGATTGATAAAAGACAGAGTTTTTTGACCTACGTGGCATCGAATACGCTCGTTTTTGCTAAAAATACCGACTATTTATATGACAGATTAAATGATTTCTTTGAAAAGGCTAAAGAAGCTTTTACAAAATTATCAAAAGACATTAAGCATGCCGAACCAGAAGAGTTATTTATGGGCGGTGCTGAATTTAAACAACAACTATCTGGCTTTACACTTTTAACCCAAGATGCTAAGCGAGATGCTATTGACTTTGTCGAATTCCACTCTAAACCACAACCTTCTTTTAATAAAAAATTCGATTTATTAATTGAAAATTTAAATAGCTATAAAGATAAAGGCTACACCAATTACATCTTTTGTGCCAGTGAGCAACAAGCCAAACGTTTTCATGATATTTTTGAAGAGGTTAACGAACATGTACATTATCAAATTATTGTTTCTCCCCTATTTCAAGGCTTTATAGATGACGACCAAAAATTGGTTTGTTATACCGATCATCAAATTTTTGAACGGTATCATAAATTCCATTTAAAAAACGGTTATGCTAAAAAGCAAGCAATTACTTTAAAGGAAATTAACAAACTAGAGATTGGTGATTACGTAACCCATATTGATCACGGTATTGGTAAGTTTGGCGGATTACAAAAAATAGATGTTGAAGGCAAAAAGCAAGAAGCTATAAAATTGATGTATGGTGAGCGAGATATCCTATACGTTAGCATACATTCTTTACACAAAATTTCAAAGTTCAATGGTAAAGATGGTGCACCGCCAAAAATTTACAAACTAGGATCTGGAGCTTGGAAAAAAATTAAGGATAAGACCAAATCGCGTGTTAAGAAAATTGCGTTTAATCTTATTAAAATTTATGCAAAACGAAGGCTAGAAAAGGGATTTCAATATAACCCAGATAGTTATTTGCAAAATGAACTTGAGGCTTCATTTATTTATGAAGATACTCCCGATCAAAGTACTGCTACCGAAGATGTAAAAAGAGACATGGAAAGTGAGCGACCTATGGATCGTTTAATTTGTGGAGATGTAGGTTTCGGAAAAACAGAAATAGCTATTCGTGCAGCATTCAAGGCCGTTGATAATGGCAAACAAGTAGCAGTTTTAGTACCTACTACTATATTGGCATTTCAACACCATCGTACTTTTGCAGAACGATTAAAGGATATGCCGGTAACGGTAGATTATCTGAACAGATTTAGAACTGCAAAAGAGAAAAAAGATACAATACAACGATTAGGCGAAGGCAAGGTCGATATCATTATTGGTACCCATCAACTGGTAAACAAAAATGTTCAATTTAAAGATCTAGGGTTATTAATTGTTGATGAAGAACAAAAATTTGGAGTAGCCGTAAAAGACAAATTAAAGTCGATCAAAGAAAATGTTGATGTACTTACATTAACGGCTACGCCAATACCAAGAACACTTCAATTTAGTTTGATGGCTGCTCGTGATCTTTCTACGATTACAACGGCACCACCAAATAGATACCCTATTGAAAGTCGGGTAGTACGCTTTAATGAAGAAATTATACGAGACGCCGTTAGTTATGAAATTGAACGTGGCGGCCAGGTATTCTTCATTCATAATAGAATTGAAAATATTAAAGAAGTTGCAGGAATGATCCAGCGTTTGGTACCAGATGCCAAGGTTGCAGTTGGTCATGGTCAAATGGAAGGAAAAAAACTAGAAGCATTAATGCTTGGCTTCATGAATAGTGAGTTCGATGTTTTGGTCTCTACCACTATTGTTGAGAGTGGGCTGGATGTTACCAATGCTAATACCATTTTCATAAACAACGCCAATAATTTTGGATTGAGTGATTTACACCAAATGCGTGGTCGTGTTGGTCGTGGAAATAAAAAGGCATTTTGTTACTTTATAACTCCGCCTTATGAAGTAATGACCAATGATGCACGTAAACGTATTGAAGCATTAGAACAATTTACAGAATTGGGCAGCGGCTTTAATATTGCCATGAAAGATTTAGAGATTCGTGGTGCAGGAGATTTGTTAGGTGGTGAACAAAGCGGATTCATCAATGAAATAGGTTTTGAAACATATCAGAAAATATTAGCTGAAGCCATAGATGAACTAAAAGAGAATGAATTTAAAGACCTATACGAAGAGGTTGAAGGTAAGCATGAGAAGATTTTTGTTAAAGAAACACAGATAGATTCTGACTTCGAATTGCTCTTTCCAGACGATTATATTAATAATATAACTGAAAGACTAACGTTATATACAGAACTCAACCAGGTAAAAGACGAAGCAGCGCTTCAAAAATTTGAGGCACAATTAGTGGATCGCTTTGGCGAATTACCAGAAGAAGCTCAAGATCTATTAAATTCTGTTCGAATAAAATGGATAGCAAATAGCATTGGTCTAGAGAAAATAGTGATGAAACAAGGTAAAATGATTGGGTACTTTTTAAGCGACCAACAATCAGAATTTTACCAGACTTCAACATTTACAAGGGTTTTACAATATGTACAGTCACATGCACAGCAATGTAAAATCAAAGAAAAAAAGACCCGAAACGGATTACGCTTATTATTGGTTTTTGAAAATATAAGATCTACTGATAGAGCATATTTGGCATTAAAGCCTTTTGAAATTAAAGAAAAAACAACTGTATAA
- a CDS encoding ligase-associated DNA damage response DEXH box helicase, producing the protein MNREQLYSIAENWFQEQDWKPFKFQKDTWKAFLQGKNGLLNAPTGSGKTYALWFPIVLNYIKNNPNYKTKHKKGLKAIWITPLRALSQEIKQSAERITLDLGTQMTVGIRSGDTSTKERAQQKKQMPDLLITTPESLQLLLATKGYEKIFKDCTAIVVDEWHEILGTKRGVQMELALSRLKNVSPQLRIWGISATIGNLEQARDVLLGTESKALENSVLIKANINKKITVKSIIPKKMETFPWRGHLGLHLLEEVIPIINNSKTTLLFTNTRSQCEIWFQKILEKHPEYAGEMAMHHGSINKETRVWVENAIRNEQLKAVVCTSSLDLGVDFAPVETVIQIGGPKGVARFLQRAGRSGHRPGKESVIYFLPTHAIELIEASALQKAVKLNTVEDRMPYLNSYDVLLQYLTTLAISDGFYPKEIYQEVKQTFCYQALTEDKWQWLLNFLVMGSQSLQSYDEYKKVEVEEDGKFKVNNRGVAMRHRFQIGTIVGDVNLAVKYQKGGYIGSIEEFFISKLNKGDVFTFAGRNLEFIRIKEMTVQVRNSNKKTNKISSWMGSRLTLSAQMSELLRNELYSSGEPIKNQSAEIRALKPLFDRQRRDSIVPKPSEFLIETFKTRDGYHHLFYPFEGRFVHEAMGSLLGYRISLLSPITFSLAFNDYGFELLSDQPIDIQQVLDNDLFTTDFMLDDLQKSLNATEMARRRFRDVAIISGMVFTGYPKKGIKMKHLQSSSQLLFDVFRDYEPDNLLFQQAFTETFEHQLEEGRLRLSLERIATQDIVWKACEQPTPFSFPLITERVGREKLSSEKLADRIKKMAALLMKK; encoded by the coding sequence ATGAACCGAGAACAATTGTATTCCATTGCAGAAAATTGGTTTCAAGAACAAGATTGGAAACCATTTAAATTCCAAAAAGATACTTGGAAGGCATTTCTGCAGGGTAAAAACGGGCTACTAAACGCTCCGACAGGCAGTGGTAAAACCTATGCATTGTGGTTTCCTATAGTACTGAATTACATTAAAAACAATCCTAATTATAAAACTAAACACAAAAAAGGATTAAAGGCAATTTGGATTACTCCGCTGCGTGCGCTTTCACAAGAAATAAAACAATCCGCAGAACGCATCACCTTAGATTTAGGTACGCAAATGACAGTTGGCATCCGTTCTGGCGATACTTCAACAAAAGAAAGGGCGCAGCAAAAAAAGCAAATGCCAGATCTGCTAATTACCACTCCCGAAAGCTTGCAACTATTACTAGCTACAAAAGGCTACGAGAAAATATTTAAAGATTGCACCGCCATTGTAGTAGATGAATGGCATGAAATTTTGGGTACCAAAAGAGGTGTACAAATGGAACTTGCCTTATCTCGGCTTAAAAATGTATCCCCTCAATTAAGAATTTGGGGCATATCTGCAACCATTGGTAATTTAGAACAAGCCAGAGATGTGTTACTGGGTACTGAATCTAAAGCTCTAGAAAACTCCGTTCTCATCAAAGCCAATATCAATAAGAAGATAACCGTAAAGAGTATTATTCCGAAAAAGATGGAAACCTTTCCTTGGCGAGGTCATTTAGGACTTCATTTGTTGGAAGAAGTAATTCCCATTATAAACAATAGCAAAACCACCCTACTGTTCACAAATACCAGAAGTCAATGCGAAATCTGGTTTCAGAAAATTTTGGAAAAACACCCTGAATATGCGGGTGAAATGGCAATGCATCATGGCAGTATAAATAAAGAGACAAGAGTTTGGGTTGAAAATGCTATTCGTAATGAACAGCTAAAGGCGGTAGTTTGTACTTCAAGTTTAGATTTGGGGGTAGATTTTGCCCCTGTAGAAACTGTTATTCAAATTGGCGGACCCAAAGGTGTTGCTCGTTTCCTGCAACGTGCAGGGCGCAGTGGTCATAGACCTGGTAAAGAAAGTGTTATCTATTTTCTACCAACGCACGCCATTGAACTTATAGAAGCATCGGCATTACAAAAAGCGGTAAAGTTGAACACAGTAGAAGACCGTATGCCATATCTTAATAGCTATGATGTGCTATTGCAATACTTGACCACCTTGGCGATTTCAGACGGATTCTATCCTAAAGAAATTTACCAAGAAGTAAAACAGACTTTTTGCTATCAAGCCCTTACCGAAGATAAATGGCAATGGTTATTGAACTTTTTGGTCATGGGTAGTCAAAGCTTACAGAGTTATGATGAATATAAAAAAGTAGAAGTTGAAGAAGACGGAAAATTCAAGGTCAACAATCGTGGCGTAGCAATGCGGCATCGTTTTCAAATTGGCACCATAGTAGGCGATGTAAACTTAGCCGTTAAATACCAAAAAGGCGGGTATATAGGTTCTATTGAAGAATTTTTCATTTCTAAACTTAACAAAGGTGATGTATTCACATTTGCTGGCAGAAATTTAGAATTTATTCGAATTAAAGAAATGACCGTACAGGTGCGAAATTCCAATAAGAAAACCAATAAAATTTCTAGTTGGATGGGAAGTCGTCTAACCCTATCTGCACAAATGTCTGAGCTTCTCAGAAATGAACTGTACAGCTCGGGCGAACCTATAAAAAATCAATCTGCAGAAATAAGAGCATTGAAACCTCTTTTTGACCGACAAAGAAGAGATAGTATTGTACCCAAACCATCAGAATTTCTAATTGAAACCTTTAAAACTCGCGATGGCTACCATCATCTCTTTTATCCTTTTGAAGGTAGATTTGTACATGAAGCCATGGGCAGTTTATTAGGGTATCGAATTAGCCTACTATCCCCTATTACTTTTTCATTGGCCTTTAATGATTACGGTTTTGAACTACTATCAGATCAACCAATAGATATACAACAAGTGTTGGATAATGATTTGTTTACCACAGATTTTATGCTAGACGATTTACAGAAAAGTCTGAATGCCACAGAAATGGCACGTCGTAGATTTAGGGATGTTGCTATTATTAGCGGAATGGTATTTACTGGCTACCCTAAAAAAGGGATTAAAATGAAACATTTACAAAGCAGTTCTCAATTATTGTTCGATGTTTTTAGAGATTACGAACCAGATAATCTATTATTTCAACAAGCATTTACAGAGACTTTTGAACACCAGTTAGAAGAAGGTCGTTTAAGACTTTCATTAGAGCGTATTGCCACTCAAGATATTGTTTGGAAAGCGTGCGAGCAACCTACACCATTTTCTTTCCCTTTGATTACGGAACGTGTGGGGCGCGAAAAATTATCAAGTGAAAAATTGGCTGACCGAATTAAAAAAATGGCTGCACTATTGATGAAGAAATAG